In Sphingobacteriaceae bacterium, the following proteins share a genomic window:
- a CDS encoding 3-hydroxyanthranilate 3,4-dioxygenase, which translates to MVTRPFNFKKWIDENRHLLKPPVNNKVVYKDQDFIIMVVGGPNSRKDYHYNEGEEFFYQLEGNITVSIQEDGKAVDVEIKEGDIFLLPAKIPHNPKRTANSIGLVVEHKKKNGEKDGLMWFCEKCNTKLHEAYFTLTDITTQFQGEFKRFYESKELRTCKNCGTVMEPPPVIS; encoded by the coding sequence ATGGTAACACGCCCTTTTAATTTCAAAAAATGGATTGATGAGAATCGCCATTTACTTAAGCCTCCTGTAAATAATAAAGTTGTTTATAAGGACCAGGATTTTATCATCATGGTTGTGGGTGGACCAAATTCCCGCAAAGACTATCATTACAATGAGGGAGAAGAATTTTTCTATCAGCTTGAAGGGAACATTACCGTTTCTATTCAGGAAGATGGAAAAGCAGTAGATGTGGAAATTAAGGAAGGCGATATTTTTCTGTTACCTGCCAAAATACCTCACAATCCTAAGCGCACTGCCAATTCTATCGGGTTGGTTGTGGAACATAAAAAAAAGAACGGCGAAAAAGACGGCCTCATGTGGTTTTGCGAAAAATGCAATACCAAACTTCATGAGGCTTATTTTACACTTACTGATATTACCACGCAATTTCAGGGTGAATTCAAGCGCTTTTATGAAAGTAAAGAACTGAGAACATGTAAAAATTGCGGTACCGTAATGGAGCCGCCCCCGGTTATTTCTTAA
- a CDS encoding phosphoribosylformylglycinamidine synthase I — protein MKFGVVVFPGSNCDEDMVYVLQTIMKQETVKLWHKNTDLEGCTHIVLPGGFSYGDYLRSGAIAKFSPIMQSVIEHANKGGFVFGVCNGFQILCEAGLLPGALLHNDSRKFICKNVYIKSENSQSKITSKVPANKALKIPIAHGEGKYFADAETLKKLNANGQILFRYCDESGALSESANPNGATEHIAGVCNEGKNVFGMMPHPERASDKELANIDGAFLFESIIAN, from the coding sequence ATGAAATTTGGTGTTGTTGTATTTCCCGGTTCAAATTGCGATGAAGACATGGTATATGTGTTGCAAACGATTATGAAACAGGAAACAGTTAAACTTTGGCATAAAAACACAGATCTTGAAGGTTGTACGCATATTGTGCTTCCGGGGGGTTTCTCTTATGGAGATTACCTGAGAAGTGGTGCGATTGCTAAGTTTTCTCCGATTATGCAAAGCGTTATAGAACATGCTAATAAAGGAGGTTTTGTTTTTGGTGTTTGTAATGGATTCCAGATTCTTTGCGAAGCCGGATTGCTTCCCGGGGCGCTGTTGCACAACGATAGCCGTAAATTTATCTGTAAAAACGTTTATATTAAATCTGAGAACTCTCAGTCTAAAATAACTTCTAAAGTACCTGCTAACAAAGCACTTAAAATTCCTATCGCTCATGGTGAAGGAAAATATTTCGCTGATGCAGAAACTTTAAAAAAATTAAACGCTAACGGTCAGATCTTGTTCAGATATTGTGATGAGTCCGGGGCATTGTCTGAATCCGCAAATCCCAATGGCGCTACTGAGCACATTGCCGGCGTTTGTAATGAAGGAAAAAATGTTTTCGGTATGATGCCGCATCCTGAAAGAGCTTCTGATAAAGAGCTTGCTAACATTGATGGGGCTTTCTTATTTGAAAGCATCATCGCCAACTAG
- a CDS encoding glycosyl transferase yields the protein MPVTVDIVLPCYNPNATWYQELLDFKEFIQDRYKIHYIVVNDGSSNPTVQDQITILKNNTVSVSYISYAKNKGKGYALREGVKVSEADYIVYTDIDFPFTNNSTAAVIEVLVKSSADVVAGYRDQLYYQKKMSGFRKILSKAFRFFMRAVLKMKVSDTQCGLKGFNKSGKKKFLETKINRYLFDFEFIFLSGKDTAIQIEAVPVQLKDNVIFSKMKLKILIQESFNLLSVLLFRKL from the coding sequence ATGCCCGTTACGGTTGATATTGTTTTACCCTGTTACAATCCAAACGCTACCTGGTACCAGGAGCTTCTTGACTTTAAAGAGTTCATTCAAGACCGTTACAAAATTCACTACATTGTGGTAAATGATGGTTCTTCGAACCCAACAGTTCAGGATCAGATAACTATACTGAAAAATAATACTGTGTCAGTAAGTTATATTTCTTATGCAAAAAATAAGGGTAAGGGCTATGCGCTTAGAGAGGGGGTTAAAGTATCTGAAGCCGATTACATTGTTTATACCGATATTGATTTTCCATTTACAAATAACAGTACGGCCGCAGTAATTGAAGTATTGGTTAAAAGTAGTGCCGATGTAGTGGCTGGTTACCGCGATCAACTTTACTACCAGAAAAAAATGTCTGGTTTCCGGAAAATATTATCTAAGGCATTTCGTTTTTTTATGCGCGCTGTTCTCAAAATGAAAGTAAGCGATACCCAGTGCGGCTTGAAAGGATTCAATAAAAGTGGTAAGAAAAAATTTCTTGAGACAAAAATCAACCGGTATTTATTTGATTTCGAATTTATTTTTCTTTCCGGAAAAGATACAGCCATACAAATAGAAGCTGTTCCGGTTCAGCTAAAAGACAATGTCATTTTTAGTAAGATGAAACTTAAAATATTGATCCAGGAATCTTTCAATTTACTTTCAGTCTTACTTTTCCGAAAACTCTAA
- a CDS encoding succinyl-CoA--3-ketoacid-CoA transferase produces MLDKNGIAKRIAQEVKDGTFVNLGIGIPTLVANFIPEGFNVVLQSENGILGMGPFPFEGEEDADLINAGKQTITLLKGSSIFDSAMSFGMIRAQKVDLTILGAMEVSETGDIANWKIPGKMVKGMGGAMDLVASAKNIIVAMQQVNKAGQSKLLAKCDLPLTGVACVKRVVTELGVYEIVPQGGFKLLERAPGISVEQIKNATAGKLIIEGDIKEMVL; encoded by the coding sequence ATGTTAGATAAAAACGGAATTGCAAAACGTATAGCACAGGAAGTAAAAGATGGAACATTTGTAAATCTTGGAATTGGCATTCCGACTTTGGTTGCCAACTTTATTCCGGAGGGATTTAACGTGGTATTGCAATCAGAAAACGGAATTCTGGGAATGGGTCCTTTTCCTTTCGAAGGCGAAGAAGATGCTGATCTTATCAATGCGGGAAAACAAACTATTACCTTACTTAAAGGTTCGAGCATTTTCGATAGCGCTATGAGTTTTGGAATGATCAGAGCTCAGAAAGTAGATTTAACTATTTTAGGAGCCATGGAAGTAAGTGAGACCGGAGATATAGCCAATTGGAAGATTCCGGGTAAAATGGTGAAAGGTATGGGCGGGGCAATGGATCTTGTTGCGAGCGCAAAAAATATTATCGTTGCTATGCAACAGGTTAATAAAGCAGGTCAATCGAAATTATTGGCAAAATGTGACCTTCCTTTAACAGGTGTGGCTTGCGTAAAAAGAGTTGTTACCGAATTAGGTGTTTACGAAATAGTTCCTCAGGGTGGTTTCAAACTTCTTGAGCGTGCGCCGGGCATTAGCGTTGAACAAATCAAAAATGCTACTGCAGGCAAACTTATAATCGAAGGTGACATTAAAGAGATGGTTCTTTAA